A single Actinomadura algeriensis DNA region contains:
- the msrA gene encoding peptide-methionine (S)-S-oxide reductase MsrA: protein MFGLAKTQMVSAEKALPGRDEPIPVPPRHDVLDAPLAPPYPDGVEIAEFALGCFWGAERKFWQTPGVVSTAAGYEGGYTPNPTYEEVCSGLTGHTETVRVVYDPSRVSYTDLLRVFWEAHDPTQGMRQGNDVGTQYRSAIFYRDDVQREAAEASRDAYQTVLTSAGYGPITTEVTAAGDFYFAEDYHQQYLSDSKNPNGYCGIAGTGLSCPVGVAPVE from the coding sequence ATGTTCGGCCTAGCCAAGACCCAGATGGTCTCCGCGGAGAAGGCACTGCCCGGCAGGGACGAGCCCATCCCGGTGCCGCCGCGCCACGACGTCCTCGACGCCCCGCTCGCCCCGCCCTACCCCGACGGCGTCGAGATCGCCGAGTTCGCCCTCGGCTGCTTCTGGGGCGCCGAACGCAAGTTCTGGCAGACCCCCGGCGTCGTCTCGACCGCCGCCGGCTACGAGGGCGGCTACACGCCCAACCCCACCTACGAAGAGGTCTGCAGCGGCCTGACCGGCCACACCGAGACCGTCCGGGTCGTCTACGACCCGTCCAGGGTCTCCTACACCGACCTCCTGCGCGTCTTCTGGGAGGCCCACGACCCCACCCAGGGCATGCGCCAGGGCAACGACGTCGGCACCCAGTACCGCTCCGCGATCTTCTACCGCGACGACGTCCAGCGCGAGGCCGCCGAAGCCTCCCGCGACGCCTACCAGACCGTCCTGACGTCCGCCGGCTACGGCCCCATCACCACCGAGGTCACCGCCGCGGGCGACTTCTACTTCGCCGAGGACTACCACCAGCAGTACCTCTCGGACAGCAAGAACCCCAACGGTTACTGCGGCATCGCCGGAACGGGTCTCTCCTGCCCGGTGGGCGTGGCTCCCGTCGAGTAG